A region of Cucumis melo cultivar AY chromosome 2, USDA_Cmelo_AY_1.0, whole genome shotgun sequence DNA encodes the following proteins:
- the LOC103494095 gene encoding G patch domain-containing protein TGH isoform X2, producing the protein MGWRQGRAIKDSRANSRYDARRDARKAFLRFSTGDVKSEIPNSEPFQDDDDTVSQPAKGDVSSSQSTPVYVINPKQDLHGLGFDPYKHAPEFMEMKRARTAGNQEGYKKVFSTKNNLFGFRTERIASGFGIGALEELDVEDEDVYTSGYEFEETYVQEEDEPPSKMITDGKQKLIGRKVEGVLLGFRIASKSDYQMERFDPPVIPKDFIPHHKFAGPLIGGYKLADTPPVEVPPPEDNNLKLLIEGVATLVARCGKLFEDLSREKNKSNPLFSFLNGGTGQEYYSRKLWEEQLKHVDQPKPQFDDKLSPSLERMTAESRGKILGEKPLARSAKELNPPAASDGVHVQYNLSDTFTKPTSSGGMPEVVKPFKDDPAKQERFEQFLKEKYQGGLRTGAPVGAINMSEAARARERLDFEAAAEAIEKGKGLKEAKLSAEHFVDFLATGGMQFTSGGVEEVKDTKLEGLMMEKMFPKREEYQWRPAPILCKRFDLIDPYMGKPPPAPRMRSKLDTLIFTSNSVKSTKVEESLTSTPSSLPQSNAEEKDTDGSENVNEKVEVECVDRPVDLYKAIFSDESDDEESTSTLKQAEDPNKKVEVANTTLNRLIAGDFLESLGKELGLEVPSDLPPSKKGQTAAPQNEAVPVGEQNVNILSVEDKPYPTPSTTGILSDHRMTGFAGHDLNSRKEDNKLDHNSAGSGSKIMESTSSKKTSGKVYEEEMYKDKGDRKANNRRVDIHRDCSGSSSSEDEKRRKRSRRRRYKSSDSEDSASSDDYHTKEHSKSRDRKKGSSQGKKSQRKHSKHHKHRHRDSSPRDHHRSRKDRTVSEREKHRWRD; encoded by the exons ATGGGGTGGCGCCAAGGACGTGCAATAAAGGACTCACGAGCTAATTCCCGTTATG ATGCTCGAAGAGATGCACGAAAAGCATTTCTAAGATTTTCAACCGGTGATGTCAAATCGGAAATCCCTAATTCTGAACCGTTTCAGGATGATGATGATACTGTTTCTCAACCTGCCAAGGGTGATGTTTCGTCTTCTCAAAGCACACCT GTTTATGTGATCAACCCAAAACAGGATTTGCATGGTTTAGGTTTTGATCCTTACAAGCATGCACCAGAGTTTATGg AAATGAAAAGAGCGCGCACAGCTGGGAATCAGGAAGGTTACAAAAAAGTTTTCTCCACGAAGAATAATCTTTTTGGCTTTAGGA CTGAGAGGATTGCTTCTGGCTTTGGCATTGGTGCGCTTGAAGAACTTGATGTTGAAGATGAGGATGTTTATACCTCTG GTTATGAGTTCGAGGAAACATATGTACAAGAAGAGGATGAGCCTCCTTCTAAGATGATTACAGATggaaaacaaaagttgattggAAGAAAAGTTGAGGGTGTCTTGCTTGGATTTAGAATTGCTTCGAAATCTGACTACCAGATGGAAAG GTTTGATCCTCCTGTAATACCTAAGGACTTTATACCCCACCACAAATTTGCAGGGCCTCTCATTGGTGGCTATAAGCTTGCTGACACCCCTCCTGTTGAGGTTCCCCCTCCTGAGGATAATAATCTGAAACTTCTAATTGAAGGGGTGGCAACTTTGGTTGCTCGCTGTGGAAAACTATTTGAGGATCTCTCTAGAGAAAAAAATAAGTCAAATCCATTATTTAGTTTTCTTAATGGAGGAACTGGCCAGGAATATTATTCAAGGAAGCTATGGGAGGAGCAACTGAAGCACGTGGACCAACCTAAGCCTCAATTTGATGATAAATTGTCCCCAAGCCTGGAGAGGATGACAGCCGAAAGTCGTGGAAAAATCCTTGGTGAAAAGCCTTTGGCAAGAAGCGCTAAAGAGTTAAATCCACCTGCAGCTTCTGATGGCGTGCATGTCCAATACAATCTTTCGGATACATTTACTAAACCTACATCATCG GGTGGGATGCCAGAGGTTGTCAAACCTTTCAAGGATGATCCAGCTAAGCAAGAAAGATTTGAGCAGTTTTTAAAGGAAAAGTATCAAGGAGGCCTGCGCACTGGTGCTCCTGTTGGAGCTATTAATATGTCAGAAGCAGCTCGTGCGCGTGAACGTTTGGACTTTGAGGCTGCTGCAGAGGCGATTGAGAAAGGGAAAGGGTTGAAAGAAGCTAAGCTCTCTGCTGAGCACTTTGTGGATTTTTTAGCCACTGGAGGAATGCAGTTTACCTCTGGTGGTGTAGAG GAAGTCAAAGATACAAAGCTAGAAGGTTTAATGATGGAGAAAATGTTCCCTAAACGGGAAGAATATCAGTGGCGCCCTGCTCCTATTCTGTGCAAGCGGTTTGATCTCATTGATCCCTACATGGGGAAG CCACCACCAGCACCTAGAATGAGGAGCAAGTTGGATACACTTATTTTCACATCAAATTCTGTCAAATCAACAAAGGTTGAAGAATCTTTAACCTCAACCCCTTCTTCATTACCTCAATCAAATGCCGAAGAAAAAGACACGGATGGATCTGAAAATGTAAATGAGAAAGTAGAAGTTGAATGCGTTGATCGGCCTGTTGATCTATATAAG GCTATTTTCTCTGATGAATCGGATGATGAAGAGAGTACATCAACTCTCAAGCAAGCCGAGGATCCTAACAAGAAAGTTGAAGTGGCTAATACAACACTTAACCGTTTGATTGCGGGTGACTTTCTGGAATCTTTGGGTAAAGAACTGGGCTTGGAAGTGCCCTCAGATCTACCTCCATCAAAGAAAGGTCAAACCGCAGCTCCTCAGAATGAAGCTGTACCTGTTGGTGAACAGAATGTCAATATCCTTTCAGTTGAAGATAAGCCTTATCCCACCCCATCAACCACTGGGATTCTATCGGACCATCGAATGACAGGCTTTGCAGGACATGACCTAAATAGCAGAAAAGAAGACAATAAACTCGATCATAACTCAGCTGGAAGTGGTAGTAAAATTATGGAATCCACCTCTTCCAAGAAAACTTCAGGTAAAGTTTATGAAGAAGAGATGTACAAGGACAAGGGGGATAGGAAGGCTAACAACAGGCGAGTTGACATTCATCGTGATTGTAGCGGCAGCTCATCATCGGAAgatgaaaagagaagaaaacgTTCAAGGAGGCGTAGATATAAAAGTAGTGACTCAGAGGATAGTGCATCAAGTGATGATTATCATACGAAAGAGCACTCTAAATCACGAGATAGAAAAAAAGGATCTTCTCAAGGAAAGAAGAGCCAAAGAAAACACTCGAAACATCACAAGCACAGACATAGAGATTCTTCCCCCAGAGACCATCATCGGTCGAGAAAAGATCGTACAGTATCTGAGAGAGAGAAACATAGATGGAGAGATTGA
- the LOC103494094 gene encoding probable calcium-binding protein CML15, with product MAALAVEQLNQLRDIFARFDMDSDGSLTILELAALLRSLGLKPSGDQIHVLLANMDSNGNGSVEFDELVTAIMPDFNEEVMVNQTRLLEVFRSFDRDGNGYITAAELAGSMAKMGQPLTYRELTEMMKEADTDGDGVISFNEFASVMAKSAADFLGLAIS from the coding sequence ATGGCTGCACTAGCAGTTGAGCAGCTTAATCAATTACGAGACATTTTTGCACGATTTGACATGGATTCAGATGGAAGTCTTACAATTCTTGAATTAGCAGCATTGCTTCGATCTCTTGGTTTGAAGCCATCCGGTGATCAAATCCATGTTCTTCTTGCTAATATGGATTCAAACGGTAATGGATCTGTTGAGTTTGATGAATTGGTGACAGCGATTATGCCGGATTTCAACGAAGAGGTAATGGTAAATCAAACGCGACTTCTGGAGGTTTTCCGTTCGTTCGATCGAGATGGGAATGGATATATCACAGCGGCGGAACTGGCGGGATCTATGGCGAAAATGGGACAGCCATTGACGTACAGAGAATTAACGGAGATGATGAAGGAAGCAGATACGGATGGCGATGGAGTTATTAGCTTCAATGAATTTGCATCTGTAATGGCTAAATCTGCCGCTGATTTTCTAGGGCTTGCAATTTCTTGA
- the LOC103494092 gene encoding ethylene-responsive transcription factor ERF087-like — MATNSSSQPPNQEINHGRRRFLGVRQRPSGRWVAEIKVSSQKLRLWLGTFNRAEDAALAYDRAARLLRGRSAKTNFSYDYDHGFFNSTINQEQTPSLFEHSPKLCRLLQHALMKNRSRLISTTDHQYHHRRRHQQQISRNNGGIDSVVEDTIFCSSTNLVENDNNNNNNNNSNKGCGCGFSFGGSKVYTSVFVAPSFSSDVEK; from the coding sequence ATGGCTACCAATTCTTCATCTCAACCTCCAAATCAAGAGATCAACCATGGCAGAAGAAGGTTTCTTGGAGTAAGACAACGCCCCTCAGGAAGATGGGTTGCTGAAATCAAAGTCTCCTCACAGAAACTTAGGCTATGGCTTGGAACTTTCAACAGAGCTGAAGATGCTGCCTTGGCTTATGACAGAGCTGCGAGGCTTCTCAGAGGAAGATCTGCAAAGACAAATTTCTCTTATGATTATGATCATGGCTTCTTCAATTCCACCATTAATCAAGAACAAACTCCTTCATTGTTTGAACATAGTCCTAAACTCTGTCGTTTGCTTCAACATGCTCTTATGAAGAACAGAAGCCGTTTGATATCAACAACTGATCATCAATATCATCATCGTCGTCGTCATCAACAACAGATATCGAGAAATAATGGGGGTATTGATTCGGTTGTTGAAGATACCATTTTCTGTTCTTCAACGAATTTGGttgaaaatgataataataataataataataataatagtaataaaggGTGTGGATgtggattttcttttggaggTTCTAAAGTTTATACTTCTGTGTTTGTAGCTCCTTCTTTTAGCTCTGATGTTGAGAaatga